The Spiroplasma citri genome has a segment encoding these proteins:
- the cmk gene encoding (d)CMP kinase, producing the protein MMKINIAIDGPAGSGKSSAGYELAKKLNYQFIDTGLTYRAFTYFCVKVGVDFTNHHQLQAQLANFKYQVINNHVYVNNEDITYKLQTNLVLDNINKITGLDFIRAAMVCLQRKLVVKKGNVVVGRDITTVVLPDAEVKIYLTASITARANRRWNQNQENNIVPNNLAEIKVKLKERDYVDTTRAVGPLKIAPDAVVVDSSKLTFEQTVTKIYQVICNYKKAGK; encoded by the coding sequence ATGATGAAAATAAATATTGCGATTGATGGCCCGGCTGGTAGTGGAAAATCTTCTGCTGGTTATGAATTGGCCAAAAAACTAAATTATCAGTTTATTGATACTGGTCTAACTTATCGTGCTTTTACTTATTTTTGTGTAAAAGTTGGAGTTGATTTTACAAATCATCATCAGTTGCAAGCACAATTAGCAAACTTTAAATATCAAGTAATTAATAACCATGTTTATGTTAATAATGAAGATATTACTTATAAGTTGCAAACTAATCTTGTTCTTGATAATATTAACAAAATTACTGGACTTGATTTTATTCGAGCAGCAATGGTTTGTTTACAACGAAAATTAGTGGTTAAAAAAGGTAATGTTGTTGTTGGGCGAGACATTACTACTGTTGTTCTCCCTGATGCGGAAGTGAAAATTTACTTAACAGCTAGTATTACAGCACGAGCTAACCGTCGATGAAATCAAAATCAAGAAAACAATATTGTTCCAAATAATTTAGCAGAAATTAAAGTCAAATTAAAAGAACGAGATTATGTTGATACAACACGAGCGGTAGGACCATTAAAAATTGCTCCTGATGCGGTTGTTGTGGATAGTAGTAAGTTAACATTTGAACAAACAGTAACTAAGATTTATCAAGTAATATGTAATTATAAGAAAGCAGGAAAATAA
- a CDS encoding ferredoxin produces the protein MANRDISKKRTYVNTDLCISCGSCIMIDETETFFMDDDGFANTIDNEKELVEAQMVCPTAAIFIKTLEEFKENRKSSLDTN, from the coding sequence ATGGCAAATCGTGATATATCAAAAAAAAGAACATATGTAAATACTGACTTATGCATTTCTTGTGGAAGCTGTATTATGATTGATGAAACCGAAACATTTTTTATGGATGATGATGGTTTCGCAAATACAATTGATAATGAAAAGGAATTAGTGGAAGCACAAATGGTGTGTCCAACGGCGGCAATTTTTATTAAAACATTAGAAGAATTTAAGGAAAATCGTAAAAGTAGTCTTGATACGAATTAA
- a CDS encoding dUTP diphosphatase: protein MKFTEDDLLIAYNKKNKINFTRQQNNY from the coding sequence TTAAAATTTACTGAAGATGATTTACTTATCGCTTATAATAAAAAAAATAAAATCAATTTTACTCGTCAACAAAATAATTATTAA
- the gpmI gene encoding 2,3-bisphosphoglycerate-independent phosphoglycerate mutase, with product MKAKQPILLAILDGWGIAPDSKGNAVTQGHMVNVEKLKTKYPWVSAHAAGEWVGLPEGQMGNSEVGHIHLGAGRIKYESLTLINKTIKDGTFNQNPELLAAINFAKKSNGAFHIMGLFSVGGVHSHLNHIFAAYKLAAQEGIKEIYLHIFGDGRDTKPECIKIYLEQFQQLQNQLKVGEIATIGGRYYAMDRDKKYDRVQIAYDVLVSRKGSEFSDPIEYINREYQAGRNDEFLMPAYNINTPKGYIKSGDGVFFANFRPDRAIAIASALTNPNFPGNEAQTYFMPKLHDIYFVSMMEYAETVASKHVAFKPIKVVNGLGEWLSKKGYRQLRIAETEKIAHVTFFFDGGKDYFKNGLATQAEITLTGASADLIPSPKVATYDLKPEMSAYEITDKLITELNQNEFDVIILNFANCDMVGHTGILPAAIEAVKTIDNCLGKIYTAIQKVNGIMIITADHGNVEIMIDETGGPNKKHTSQLVPIIITKEGLQLRQDNPAIADIAPTILDLLGEGIPPEMTQPSLIIK from the coding sequence ATGAAAGCTAAACAACCAATTTTATTGGCAATTCTTGATGGATGAGGAATTGCTCCTGATTCAAAAGGAAATGCTGTAACACAAGGGCATATGGTGAATGTTGAAAAATTAAAAACAAAATATCCATGAGTTTCAGCACATGCGGCAGGAGAATGAGTTGGTTTACCAGAAGGACAAATGGGAAATTCTGAAGTTGGACATATTCATTTAGGAGCAGGTCGCATTAAATATGAATCATTAACTTTAATTAATAAAACAATTAAAGATGGAACATTTAATCAAAATCCAGAACTTTTAGCGGCAATTAATTTTGCAAAAAAAAGTAATGGTGCCTTTCATATTATGGGGTTATTTTCAGTTGGTGGTGTTCATTCGCATTTAAACCATATTTTTGCTGCTTATAAATTAGCAGCACAAGAAGGAATAAAAGAGATTTACTTGCATATTTTTGGCGATGGACGTGATACGAAACCAGAATGTATTAAAATTTACCTTGAACAATTTCAACAATTACAAAACCAATTAAAAGTTGGGGAAATTGCAACAATTGGTGGTCGTTATTACGCAATGGATCGTGATAAAAAATATGACCGAGTGCAAATTGCTTATGATGTTTTAGTTTCAAGAAAGGGTTCAGAATTTAGTGACCCAATAGAGTATATTAACCGTGAATATCAAGCTGGTCGCAATGATGAATTTTTAATGCCAGCATATAATATTAATACCCCAAAAGGTTATATTAAATCAGGTGATGGTGTCTTTTTTGCTAATTTTCGCCCGGACCGTGCTATTGCAATAGCTTCAGCTTTAACAAATCCTAATTTTCCGGGTAATGAAGCACAAACTTATTTTATGCCGAAATTACATGATATTTATTTTGTTTCAATGATGGAATATGCAGAAACAGTTGCTTCAAAACATGTTGCTTTTAAACCAATTAAAGTTGTTAATGGTTTAGGAGAATGATTAAGTAAAAAAGGCTATCGACAATTACGAATTGCTGAAACAGAAAAAATTGCTCATGTTACATTTTTCTTTGATGGTGGAAAAGATTATTTTAAAAATGGTTTAGCAACACAAGCCGAAATTACATTAACAGGGGCTTCGGCAGATTTAATTCCATCGCCAAAAGTAGCAACTTATGATTTAAAGCCAGAAATGTCAGCATATGAAATTACTGATAAGTTAATTACTGAACTTAATCAAAATGAATTTGATGTTATTATTTTAAATTTTGCAAATTGTGATATGGTTGGTCATACTGGAATCTTGCCAGCGGCAATAGAAGCAGTTAAAACTATTGATAATTGTCTTGGCAAAATTTATACAGCAATTCAAAAAGTTAACGGAATTATGATTATTACTGCTGACCACGGAAATGTTGAAATTATGATAGATGAAACGGGTGGTCCTAATAAAAAACATACTTCACAATTGGTTCCAATTATTATTACCAAAGAAGGGTTACAATTACGACAAGATAATCCGGCAATTGCTGATATTGCTCCGACAATTTTAGATTTATTAGGTGAAGGGATTCCTCCTGAAATGACACAACCATCATTAATTATTAAGTAA
- a CDS encoding pentapeptide repeat-containing protein, translated as MKTLHEMIKDLTGIDVEKNKISKYLEYEALDLEDANLRWADLQGAKLWCADLRYADF; from the coding sequence ATGAAAACATTACACGAAATGATAAAAGATTTAACAGGAATTGATGTTGAAAAAAATAAAATCAGTAAATATTTAGAATATGAAGCATTAGATTTAGAAGATGCTAATTTACGTTGGGCTGATTTACAAGGTGCTAAATTATGATGTGCTGATTTACGTTATGCTGATTTTTAA
- a CDS encoding HAD family hydrolase: MTKIKLIALDMDGTACSFHRGIYETNIMPIIKAQEMGIRVVFATGRPVLTSLSEAIKVKMDYFQQYFIGFNGACIYMILKIIQLFINKPYLLLKLIFYFN; this comes from the coding sequence ATGACTAAGATTAAATTAATTGCATTAGATATGGATGGAACTGCTTGTTCTTTTCATCGGGGGATTTACGAGACAAATATTATGCCAATTATTAAAGCACAAGAAATGGGTATTCGTGTTGTTTTTGCAACGGGACGGCCAGTATTAACTTCGTTGTCAGAAGCTATTAAAGTAAAAATGGATTATTTTCAGCAATATTTTATTGGTTTTAATGGTGCATGCATTTATATGATATTAAAAATAATACAATTGTTTATCAACAAACCTTATCTGCTTCTCAAGTTAATTTTTTATTTCAATTAG
- a CDS encoding CPBP family intramembrane glutamic endopeptidase, with amino-acid sequence MTNNDNGYNSKKAWYELKPTLVDRAAPFDFNLVKLRNTGYIFLSTAIFAPFFINILISYMFAHNEYVLAGMNFISWIIVGSGSYFVISGAQNEIMRSGAIAFYYFYFIPNIIGLVIGTIANQFDPAVSVKTTINLLASIIAGLVTIFILYRSSPSIFKKIKLTLKQNYKRILVVYTIGIIAIFSIHLFFVYLESLITTTISNNQNNLIVCLDKWWNIVFLFIYTICIAPIVEELATRHGIFSLSGNKWLGFVSSIIFFAGMHVSGTGDWEHIIGYIGASLTLGMLFLIVNGNVTYTIISHAGYNLIVAILMLVAPKFLS; translated from the coding sequence ATGACTAATAATGATAATGGATATAATTCTAAAAAAGCATGATATGAGTTAAAGCCAACACTAGTTGATCGTGCTGCCCCCTTTGATTTTAATTTAGTTAAACTTAGAAACACGGGTTATATTTTTTTAAGCACAGCTATTTTTGCCCCCTTTTTTATTAATATTTTGATTTCATATATGTTTGCACACAATGAATATGTTTTAGCAGGAATGAACTTTATTAGTTGAATTATTGTTGGATCTGGTTCATATTTTGTTATTAGTGGGGCCCAAAATGAAATTATGCGGTCAGGTGCTATTGCCTTTTATTATTTTTATTTTATTCCAAATATTATTGGTTTAGTAATTGGGACTATTGCAAACCAGTTTGATCCAGCTGTTAGCGTTAAAACAACAATTAATTTATTAGCATCAATAATTGCAGGATTGGTAACAATTTTTATTCTTTATAGATCGTCACCATCAATTTTTAAAAAAATTAAATTAACTTTAAAACAGAATTATAAACGCATTCTTGTTGTCTATACAATTGGTATTATTGCTATTTTTTCAATTCATTTATTTTTTGTTTATTTAGAATCATTAATAACAACAACAATTTCAAACAATCAAAATAATTTAATTGTATGCTTAGATAAATGGTGAAATATTGTTTTCTTATTTATTTATACAATTTGTATTGCTCCAATTGTTGAAGAATTAGCAACTAGACATGGGATTTTTAGTTTAAGTGGTAACAAATGACTTGGATTTGTTTCATCAATAATTTTCTTTGCTGGAATGCATGTTTCTGGAACAGGAGATTGAGAACATATTATTGGATATATTGGAGCATCATTAACACTAGGAATGTTATTTCTAATTGTTAATGGAAATGTTACATATACAATAATTTCCCATGCTGGTTATAATTTGATTGTTGCCATTTTAATGCTTGTTGCACCAAAATTTTTATCATAA
- a CDS encoding HAD hydrolase family protein, whose amino-acid sequence MHLYDIKNNTIVYQQTLSASQVNFLFQLAKKYHKKLWCYVDDLTKVIVNFNPVAKNNPELAFFHGEFIQYDSTLVIQNESYKCIVMNVHENDDFIIAARGQNIEIAIDASGTAEINAPGISKLAGLKWISTQWDIALSEMMAIGDSMNDYWMIKNVGLGIAMENSQEQIKAVAKEVTTTVKTGGVAKMIEKYILNNKK is encoded by the coding sequence ATGCATTTATATGATATTAAAAATAATACAATTGTTTATCAACAAACCTTATCTGCTTCTCAAGTTAATTTTTTATTTCAATTAGCAAAAAAATACCATAAAAAATTATGATGTTATGTTGATGATTTAACTAAAGTTATTGTTAACTTTAATCCTGTTGCTAAAAATAATCCTGAATTAGCATTTTTTCATGGGGAATTCATTCAATATGATTCTACATTAGTAATTCAAAATGAGAGTTATAAGTGTATTGTAATGAATGTACATGAAAACGATGATTTTATTATTGCAGCGCGTGGACAAAATATTGAAATTGCAATTGATGCCTCAGGAACAGCAGAAATAAATGCGCCAGGTATTAGTAAACTAGCTGGTTTAAAATGAATTTCAACCCAATGGGATATTGCTTTATCAGAAATGATGGCAATTGGCGATAGTATGAATGATTATTGAATGATTAAGAATGTAGGGTTAGGAATTGCAATGGAGAATAGCCAAGAACAAATTAAAGCAGTTGCAAAAGAAGTAACTACTACCGTTAAAACAGGTGGTGTTGCAAAAATGATTGAAAAATATATTCTTAATAATAAAAAATAA
- a CDS encoding NAD(P)H-dependent glycerol-3-phosphate dehydrogenase: protein MMKKTQKNITIIGTGAYGTVLANVLTDNDHNVIMYGINNKEVDDINNAHLNRHFFGNLKINKEIKATTNFAEAVEDAEYIILGIPVVAIKLIIEKINKTVTKPVVIINVAKGLDPDTHEVLSKSIIKLVNPKILKEYAGIYGPSIAKEVLQRKPTCIMAVSQDFAIAQEVRELFNNEYFVTFANTDVIGTEYAVALKNALAIASGIFNGLYESDNAKASLITMGLNEIQLFAKTKGAQIETFFNFAGLADLILTATSSKSRNYSLGFEIAQVDNAQKVLSEQVKTVEGVLTCKTIVLDARANNITLPLFEALYDILYHNKRPSVIINNVFTKAILS, encoded by the coding sequence ATGATGAAAAAAACACAAAAAAATATTACTATTATTGGAACAGGAGCATATGGGACAGTTTTAGCAAATGTTTTGACAGATAATGATCATAACGTTATTATGTATGGAATTAATAATAAAGAAGTTGATGATATTAATAATGCACATTTAAATCGTCATTTTTTTGGTAATTTAAAAATTAATAAAGAAATTAAAGCTACAACAAATTTTGCTGAAGCAGTTGAAGATGCTGAATATATTATTTTAGGAATCCCTGTTGTTGCTATTAAATTAATTATTGAAAAGATTAATAAAACAGTAACTAAACCAGTTGTTATCATTAATGTTGCTAAAGGATTAGACCCTGACACGCATGAAGTTTTATCAAAATCAATTATAAAATTAGTGAATCCAAAAATTTTAAAAGAATATGCTGGTATTTATGGTCCAAGTATTGCAAAAGAAGTTTTACAACGAAAACCAACATGTATTATGGCGGTTTCACAGGATTTTGCAATTGCACAAGAAGTTCGTGAATTATTTAACAATGAATATTTTGTTACTTTTGCTAATACGGATGTTATTGGTACTGAATATGCTGTTGCTTTGAAAAATGCATTAGCAATTGCCTCAGGAATATTTAATGGTCTTTATGAATCAGATAACGCTAAAGCATCATTAATTACGATGGGATTAAATGAGATTCAACTTTTTGCCAAAACAAAAGGAGCTCAAATTGAAACTTTTTTTAACTTTGCGGGATTAGCTGATTTAATTTTAACAGCTACCTCAAGCAAATCAAGAAATTATTCTCTTGGTTTTGAAATTGCTCAAGTTGATAATGCTCAAAAAGTTTTATCAGAGCAGGTAAAAACAGTAGAAGGCGTTTTAACTTGTAAAACAATTGTGTTAGATGCGCGAGCAAATAATATTACTCTACCTCTATTTGAAGCTTTATATGATATTTTATATCATAATAAACGGCCAAGTGTAATTATTAATAATGTTTTTACAAAAGCAATATTGTCCTAA
- a CDS encoding dUTP diphosphatase, protein MNDDETFEKRILAFLVELAEFINEQRDFKYWSVKPASTKDVL, encoded by the coding sequence TTAAATGATGATGAAACATTTGAGAAAAGAATTTTAGCTTTCTTAGTTGAATTAGCAGAATTTATTAATGAACAACGTGATTTTAAATATTGAAGTGTTAAACCAGCTTCAACAAAAGATGTTTTATAG
- the der gene encoding ribosome biogenesis GTPase Der translates to MAQKGTVAIVGRPNVGKSTLFNRIIKNRLAIVEDTPGVTRDRIYAFSEWLTREFLIIDTGGITLNNTAMFAQEIKMQAEIAIAEADIIIFVLSYKEGITPDDEMVAKILYRSKKPVLLVINKYDKQEKESELFEYMTLGFGEPIAVSATHGIGIGDLLDQVISYLDQIPIQPKTEGIHFSLIGKPNVGKSSLTNAILGEERVIVSPIAGTTTDSIDTSFKRNNQLYTVIDTAGIRRKGKVYEKLEKYSVLRAVSAIKRSDLVLLIIDGTVPITDQDTNIAGITFEQNKPIILVVNKWDAVMEKDERSMKKIEQSIRGYFKYLNYAKMVFVSALEKKRLHILFQTIDEVYAGLTQRVKTSILNEILVKAQLLNPPPDFNGGRLKIYYATQPEGIIPTFIMFCNNPKYLHFSYKRFLENQLREYFGFEGVPIKILFRERK, encoded by the coding sequence ATGGCACAAAAAGGAACTGTTGCAATTGTAGGGCGGCCAAATGTTGGGAAATCAACATTATTTAATCGTATTATTAAAAATCGTCTTGCAATTGTTGAAGATACTCCTGGCGTAACACGTGATCGAATTTATGCTTTTTCAGAATGATTAACAAGGGAATTTTTAATAATTGATACGGGTGGAATTACATTAAATAATACGGCAATGTTTGCCCAAGAGATTAAAATGCAAGCAGAAATTGCAATTGCAGAAGCCGATATTATTATTTTTGTTTTATCGTACAAAGAAGGAATTACTCCAGATGATGAAATGGTTGCAAAAATATTATATCGTTCTAAAAAACCGGTTCTTTTAGTTATTAATAAATATGATAAACAAGAAAAAGAAAGTGAATTATTTGAATATATGACATTAGGATTTGGTGAGCCAATTGCTGTATCTGCTACGCATGGGATTGGCATTGGTGATTTATTAGATCAAGTAATTTCTTATTTAGATCAAATTCCAATTCAGCCAAAAACAGAAGGAATTCATTTTTCTTTAATTGGAAAACCAAATGTTGGGAAATCTTCGTTAACAAATGCAATTTTAGGTGAAGAACGAGTTATTGTATCACCAATTGCAGGGACAACAACAGATTCAATTGATACATCGTTTAAACGTAATAATCAACTTTATACTGTGATTGATACAGCTGGGATTCGACGAAAAGGGAAAGTTTATGAGAAATTAGAAAAATATAGTGTTCTTCGTGCTGTTAGTGCAATTAAACGAAGTGATCTTGTTTTATTGATTATTGATGGAACAGTTCCTATTACTGACCAAGATACAAATATTGCTGGAATTACATTTGAACAAAATAAACCAATTATTTTAGTAGTTAATAAGTGAGATGCAGTGATGGAAAAAGATGAACGGTCAATGAAAAAAATTGAGCAAAGTATTCGTGGATATTTTAAATATCTAAATTATGCAAAAATGGTTTTTGTTTCTGCTTTAGAAAAAAAACGATTACATATTTTATTTCAAACAATTGATGAAGTTTATGCTGGTTTAACCCAACGAGTAAAAACTAGTATTTTAAATGAAATTTTAGTAAAAGCACAATTGTTAAATCCACCGCCAGATTTTAATGGTGGTCGTTTAAAAATTTATTATGCTACCCAACCCGAAGGTATTATTCCGACTTTTATTATGTTTTGTAATAATCCAAAATATCTTCATTTTTCTTATAAAAGATTTCTTGAGAATCAACTTCGAGAATATTTTGGATTTGAGGGAGTACCAATTAAAATATTATTTAGAGAAAGAAAGTAA
- a CDS encoding ERF family protein, whose amino-acid sequence MPQETKTKTLIESIGEIQSDINLFVSKNARNEHNNYNYFTESDLYQTLKPQLHKQGITYTIQTVGEPSFTETQSSKGGKLINYYSKGLLTLYKGSEKLELGIILSAQNSDIAKAIGSALTYGARYWLCKTFGIATDELDPDSTEISKENSNQVIKENNNPNSMSLEHFNNIKNFITNTKIDINIKEEAKKFIKETTSATKLEPVIIKKQSEDFYYQFKERFLK is encoded by the coding sequence ATGCCACAAGAAACTAAAACAAAAACCTTAATTGAAAGTATTGGAGAAATTCAATCTGATATAAATCTTTTTGTTAGTAAAAATGCCAGAAATGAACATAATAATTATAATTATTTTACAGAAAGTGACCTCTATCAAACCTTAAAACCACAATTACATAAACAAGGTATAACTTATACTATTCAAACAGTTGGAGAACCAAGTTTTACAGAAACACAAAGTAGTAAAGGTGGAAAATTAATAAATTATTATTCAAAAGGATTATTAACACTTTATAAAGGTAGTGAAAAATTAGAATTAGGAATTATTTTATCAGCACAAAATTCAGATATTGCAAAAGCAATTGGTAGTGCTTTAACTTATGGAGCTCGTTATTGATTATGTAAAACTTTTGGTATAGCAACAGATGAATTAGATCCTGATAGTACTGAAATAAGTAAAGAAAATAGTAATCAAGTTATTAAAGAAAATAATAATCCAAATTCAATGAGTTTAGAACATTTTAATAATATTAAAAATTTTATTACAAATACAAAAATAGATATAAATATTAAAGAAGAAGCAAAAAAATTTATTAAAGAAACTACAAGTGCAACAAAATTAGAACCAGTTATTATTAAAAAACAAAGTGAAGATTTTTATTATCAATTTAAAGAAAGGTTTTTAAAATAA